In the genome of Variovorax sp. PAMC26660, the window GGTGGCGTGGCGGTCTGCGCGCCGGCAAGGCCGGTGCAGAGCAGCAGGGCAATAGGCAGGACGAAGTGCCGGGCGCTTTTCTTGAGCTTCATCGTGACGGAGGTGTCTGCGAGACGCATGTTGTATCTCCCGGAAAGAGGTGCCGCGTGCAGTGTATCGACCGTCACAAGGCGCCTCTGGGCACTGGCTGGTTTGCGCCATCAGGCACTCGGATGTCTTGACGTCGCCAATGCGAATTACTATCATCTGGACGCCTGAGTACGCAGCACGTCGACAACGCAAAGGGCTCTTCCAACCAAGGAGCTTCCGAACCGTGCCATACACCCTCCCAGCCTTGCCCTATGCCTTCAATGCGCTCGAACCCCACATCGACGCGCAGACGATGGAAATCCATCACAGCAAGCACCACCAGACCTATGTGAACAACCTGAATGCGGCCCTGAAGGACACGCCGCACGAGGGCTTGCCGGTCGAGGAACTGATCGTCGGCGTCGAAAAGCTGCCCGAGGCGCTGCGCGCGCCAGTGCGCAACAACGGCGGCGGCCATGCCAACCACGGTCTGTTCTGGACCGTGATGGCACCTGCGGGCCAGGGCGGAGGCGGCGTTCCCATGGGCGCGCTCGCCAAGGCCATCGATGCCGACCTGGGCGGCTTCGACGCTTTCAAGGACGCCTTCACCAAGGCCGCGCTCACCCGCTTCGGCAGCGGCTGGGCCTGGCTGTCGGTCGCCAAGGGCGGCAAGCTGGCCGTCGAAAGCAGCGGCAACCAGGACAGCCCGCTGATGCAGGGCATCGGCTCCGGCAACACGCCGATCCTGGGGCTGGACGTGTGGGAGCACGCGTACTACCTCAAGTACCAGAACCGCCGCCCCGAATACATCGCGGCCTTCTACAACGTAGTGAACTGGGCCGAGGTGGCCCGGCGCTACGCAGCAGCCATCGGCGGCTGAAGGACGGACGCGTGAACGACGAGCCGCAACAGCGCCAGGTTCTTGCCGCGCCCCTCCGGTCAAGGCCGGCGTATTCGGTGCGCGAATGGATCGGGCTGGCCATCGTCGCTGCCGGCGTGCTGGTGCTCGTGTCGCAGTTCTGGCAATTCGTGCGCGCCGACCCGATCGTCTGGAACGCCTTGCTCGGGGGCTCGGTGGCTGCGCTGGCCACTGCGCTCGGCACGCTGCCGGTGATGTTTTCGCAGAAGCTGCCCGAACGGCTGCAGGACACGCTGTTCGGCTTCGGTGCCGGCGTCATGCTGGCGGCCAGCGCCTTCTCGCTGATCATCCCCGGGCTGGAAGCGGCGAGGAGCGTGGGCGTCTTCGGCGGCGGCCCCTGGGCGGCGGGCGGCGTGATCGGCTCCGCCATCCTGCTGGGCGGCCTCGTGCTCATGGTGATGGACCGCGTGCTGCCGCACGAGCACTTCATCAAGGGGCGCGAAGGGCAGTCGGCCAAGCAGTTGCGCCGCACCTGGCTTTTCGTGTTCGCGATTGCGCTGCACAACGTGCCCGAGGGGCTGGCCATCGGCGTCGGCTATGCGGCCAACAACGGTTTGCGCGCTGATGCGCTGGCCACCGGCATCGCGATCCAGGACGTGCCCGAAGGATTGGTCGTGGCGGTGGCGTTGCTGGCGGCCGGCTACAGCCGGATGTTCGCGGTGCTGATCGGCATGGCGTCAGGGCTGGTGGAGCCGCTGGGCGCCGTGCTGGGTGCGGCCGTGGTCGGCCATTCGGTGATGCTGCTGCCCTGGGGCTTGGGCTTTGCGGCGGGCGCGATGCTGTTCGTGATCAGCCACGAGATCATTCCCGAATCGCACCGCAAGGGTCACGAAGCCTTTGCCACCAGCGGGCTGATGATCGGCTTCGTGCTGATGATGTTGCTCGATACCGCGCTGGGGTAATGGCTCTCCCCCAGGCTTCGCGCACTTCGTGTCGCTTCTCCAACCCCCTCACCGGGGGCGGTACCTGCGGCCCGGCAAAGCCGGTTCCGCGGTACCCCCGGAAGGACTCTTGCTTTCAGCCGTGCTTGACGGCCACGGTCTTCAGCGTGGTGAAGCCGTACAGCGCCTCGAAGCCCTTCTCGCGGCCGTAGCCTGAAGACTTCACGCCGCCGAAGGGCAGCTCGACGCCACCGCCCGCGCCGTAGTTGTTGATGAACACCTGGCCGCTGCGCACGCGCCTGGCCATGCGGAACTGGCGCGATCCATCGGCCGTCCACACGCCGGCCACAAGGCCGAATTGGGTGGCGTTGGCGAGCGCCACGGCTTCGTCTTCATCGGCGAACTGCATCGCAGCCAACACCGGGCCGAACACTTCTTCTTGTGCCAGCCGGTGGTTCACTGGCACGTCGCGCAGCAGCGTGGGGGCCTGGTAGAAGCCGGTTTCAGGCGCCTCTTCGACGACGACGCCCTGCGCCACCATCGGAATGCCGGCATGCTGCGCATCGCTCAGAAAGTCCCACACGCGCTGCTGCTGGGTCTGGCGGATCAGCGGACCGACATCGAGGTCCATCGCCGCGGGGCCCACGCGCAGGGCCTCGAAGGCATGGCCCAGGCGCTCGAGCAGCGGCTCGTAGATGTCGCGCTGGATCAGCACGCGCGAGCCGGCCGAGCAGGTCTGGCCAGCGTTCTGCACGATGGCGTTGATGACCACGGGAATCGCCGCGTTCAGGTCCGCATCCGCAAAGATGATCTGCGGGCTCTTGCCGCCCAGCTCCAGCGTGACCGGGCAATGCCGCTCGGCCGCCACCTGCTGGATCAGCGTGCCGATCTTCGGGCTGCCGGTGAAGCTGATGTGGTCGATGCCTTCGTGCCGCGCGAGCGCGTCGCCCACTTCATGGCCGTAGCCCGTCACGATGTTGAGCGCGCCCGCCGGAAAGCCGACTTCGGCCGCCAGCTGCGCCACGCGGATCAGCGAAAGGCAGGCGTCTTCGGCCGGCTTCACCACGCACACGTTGCCCGCCGCCAGCGCGCCGCCCACGCTGCGCCCGAAGATCTGCATCGGGTAGTTCCACGGAATGATGTGGCCGGTGACGCCGTGCGGCTCGCGCCAGGTGAAGACGCTGTAGCCGTCCTGGTAGGGAATCGTCTCGCCGTGCAGCTTGTCGCAGGCACCGGCATAGAACTCGAAGTAACGCACCAACGCCACCGCGTCGGCGCGCGCCTGCTTCACCGGCTTGCCGCAGTCGCGCTGCTCGATCAGCGCCAGTTCGTCGACGTGCTCGGCGATCTTTTGCGACAGCTTGTAGAGCAGGCGGCTGCGGTCGGCGGCGCTGACCTTGTGCCACACACCCTCGAAGCAGTCGCGCGCGGCGCGCACGGCCGAGTCGATGTCGGCGGCGTTGCTGCGCTGGATTTCGTCGAAAGGCTGACCGTCGGAGGGATCGATGACCGGCAGGGTGCGGCCGGAGGAGGACGGAACGTCCGCGTTGGCGATGTAGTTGAGCTGCATGGGGCAGGATTTTGCGCGAAGCACGCAGAACCCGTGGCCGCGGGGCCGGCTGTCCTTCTGCCTTTATTTGGCTGCCGTGGCCTTTGGCAGAGCCCGCACCGCGTTCAGCATGCGTTCCACATGTTTGTCGGGGTTCAGGTTCTGGTAGTAATAGGCGACCTTGCCGTCTGGTGCGATCACGTACGACAGTCGGTTGGCAAAGTCCGGCCGTGTCTGCATCAAGGCATCGAAACCCTGGATCACGGCCTTGGATTCGTCCGACGCCACGGGAAAGCGGTTCTGGCAGGACTTGACCGAGAACTTCGCCAGCGTGCCGATGTCGTCCGCCGATACGCCGATCACGGTGGCGCCCAGTGCGGCGAACTGGTCGACGGCCTCGGCGAAGGCATGGGCTTCGATCGAGCAATCGTTGGAGTCGGCCGCCGGAAAAAAGTACACCACCACCGGCCCCTTGGAGAGCGCATCGGCCAGCGAATAGCGGAAGGTCTTGCCGCCCAGCGCGGCGTTGGCGGTAAAGCGGGGCACGGGGTCGCCGATGTCCAGGGCGGCCCAGGCGGGGTGGGCCAGGGCTGCAAAAACTGTCATCAAGGCGATGCGCGAGAAGGTCGATCGGGCCATGATGTAACTCCGAAGCGGTGTGGGGCGAATTCTAGGCCTCGCATCCGCCGCAAGGGGCATGTGAAACCGGCAGCGCCCGGTGGGCGTACTCAAGGCAACGGCTGACAAAAACGAAGCACTGGAACCACCCCTCATGAACGCCTGTATCTGTCTTCTGCGCATGGCGCTTGCGGGCGTGCTGATTGCGGCACTCGGCGCTTGCGGTTCCTTGCCCCCGGCGCGCGAGCGGCCCGCCGAGCAGGCGGCCTCGGCCGATCCGTCGACCCCGCTGGCGAAGATCGCCGCCGCCTCCACGCCGCCCGGCGAGCACTCGGGTTTTCGGCTGATGCCGCTGGGCGTGTATTCACTGGATGCGCGCATCCAGTTGGCCCAACGGGCCCAGCGCTCCCTGGTGGTGCAGTACTACCAGCTTGAAAACGATGCCGTCGGCCGTCTGCTGCTGCGCACGCTGCGCGAGGCTGCGGCCCGGGGCGTGAAAGTGCGGGTGCTGGTCGATGACCTGTACACCGTCAACAGCCAGCAACTGCTGCTGGCGCTGTCCGAAACGCCCAATGTCGAGGTGCGGCTGTTCAACCCCTTCTGCTGCGGCCGCAACGGACTCCTCTCGCGCTTCGTGGCCTCGCCGTTCGAGATCAACCGGCTCAACCACCGCATGCACAACAAGCTCTTCATTGCCGACGGCGCGATGGCGGTGGTGGGCGGGCGCAACATCGCCGACGAATACTTCGTGCTGAGCGAGGCGCAGAACTTCATCGACATGGACGCGCTGGTGGTCGGCAAGGTCGTGCCGCAGCTCGAATCGATCTTCGATGCCTACTGGAACAGCGTGCAGGTCTGGCCCATTGCCGACATCGTGACGGGCGAGGGCGGCCGCAAGCCCGGTGTTGCCGATTTCGACAGCTGGGTCGGCATGGCCGCGCCGCCGCCGAAGATCGTGCTGCCGCCGTCCGACATCCTGGGTTACGGCCCCATCGGTGAAGAACTCGATGGCGGCCGCATGGGCCTGCTGTGGGGCGAGGCCCGCGCCATTGCCGATCCGCCCACCAAGCCTGCGACCATGACGGCCGACGAGGCCATCGCCACCAGCGTGACGATGAAGGTGTGGGCCTTGCTGCTCGATGCCAAGACCGAGGTCGACATGACCTCCCCGTACCTCGTGCCGGGCGAGCGCGGCATGGCGGCGTTCGAGGACCTGTCCAGGCGCAAGGTCAAGGTCACGCTGCTGACCAATTCGCTGGCCGCCAACGACGAGCCGCTGGTGCACACCGGTTACGCGCGCTACCGCGAGCGGCTGCTGCAAGGCGGCGCCGACCTGTACGAGCTGAGCCCGCAGCGCACCAGCGCGGGCGAGCGATTCGGCATGTTCGGCAAGTCGCTCGGCCGGCTGCACGCCAAGACCGCCGCCATCGACAAGGAGCGCATCTTCATCGGCTCGATGAACCTCGATCCGCGCTCGGCCAGCCAGAACACCGAGATGGGGCTGGTGGTCGACAGCCCGCAACTGGCGCGCGAGATGCTGCGCGTCATCAACATCAGCAAGCTGCAGAACTCCTACCGGCTGCGGCTGGCCAAGGGCACCGGCACGCTGCAGTGGCTCACCAACGACGGCGAAAAGGAAGTGATCCTGACCGCCGAACCCGAGTCGGGTTTCTTCAAGCGCTTCTACAACATGCTCATTGCGCCGATCGTTCCCGAGATGCTGTTGTAGCCTCGGGGGATGGCACAGACCTTCACTTCGCTGTCCGCCCTGCAGGTCATGCTGTGGGGCGTGCTTTTTTTCGGCGGCATCTACTTCGGTTTCGGCGGCCTCACCTGGCTGCTGACGAAACGGGTGTTGCCGGCGCTCGGCATCGGGCGCGCGCTCGATCCGCGCCCCCTGCAGCCGGGGCAGTTGCGGCGCGAAGTGGGGCAGTCGAGCATTTCGGTGCTGATCTTCGGGCTCGGCATGGTGTTTCCGTGGGGCTTGCTGCAATTGGGCTGGGCGCGGCTCGATCCCGATGCAGGCTGGCGGCAGATCGCGGTCGAGATCCTCGTGCTCGCGGTCTGGAACGACGTGCATTTCTGGATCAACCATCGCCTGCTGCACACACGCTTTCTGCGGCGCTTTCACGGGCCGCATCACCGTTCGTTCGTGACCACGCCGTGGGCCACCTACAGCTTTCATCCCATCGAAGCACTGATGCTGGGCAACGTGATCCTGCTGCCGATGGTGGTGCACGACTTCAGCTTCTGGTCGCTCGCGGCGGTGCCGGTGTTCAGCCTGTTCTTCAATTGCGTCGGGCACTCGAACTACGATTTCTTCACCGGGGTGTCGTACAGCCACTGGTTTGCCGCGAGCCGCCGGCATCACTTGCACCATGCCGTTCACAACGGCAACTACGGCTTTCAGTTCACTTTCATGGACCGGTTGTTCCGCACCCGTATCGCGGCCGATGCGGCCGAGCCACTTTTCCAGGCCTTCCGCGACAAGCAACTGCAAAGGCAACAACAGCAACCCCAACCCGAACAGCATGGCGCGACCGCCTGACGCGCGCAGTCGCCTGCCGCGCCTGCGGCATTGGCGTGACTGGCAGAGCCTGGCCTACCTCGTGGCGCTGCCTGTGCTCGCGGCCTGGCAGTGGGTGCATGGCTTCAACGTGCTGCTGTATGCGTTGATGCTGTTCCTGACGCTCGGCATCGGCGTGATCCATCACAACCACGTGCACCTGCGCATGTGGCGCGGGCGGCGCATGAACCGGCTGACCGACTTCTGGATCACGCTGCTGCAAGGGCATCCGACCTTCGTGTTCTGGCCTGCGCACGTGGCCAACCACCATCGCTACCGGCACGGGCCGAAGGATGTGGCGCGCACCTACCGTTTCGGCGGCGACACGAACCACCTGTGGGGTTATCTGCTGCACCCGTTCCAGGCGGTGTGGGTGCTGGTGCCGGTGTTCTTCGATTGGCTCGCGAGGTTACGCAGGCATCAACGCGGCGCCTGGCGTTACTGCATGGCGCAGTACGCGCTGTGGTTGGCGAGCTGGGTCGTGCTGCTGGCGCTCGACTGGCGCAAGGCATTGCTGTTCGTGATCGTGCCGCAGTTGCATGGCCTGCACTGGCTGCTGGCGACCAACTACCTGCAGCACGCACACGCCGATGGCCGCAATACCCCGCGCAAAGAGGCGCTGGGCGATACCCCCGGGAGCGGACTGAACTACGCCCGCAATTTCGAGGGGCTGGTGAACCCCTTGCTGTTCAACATCGGCCTGCACACCGCACATCACGAGAACCCGCATGCCCATTGGTCCGAGCTCACGCACCTGCATCACACGCGCTACCGCGCGCAGGTTGCCCCTGTGCTCAACGAGGGCGGGCTGGTGCCGTACATGGTGCGGGTGTTCGTGCTGGGGGCCGTGTGGCCGCGCTTTCGCAGCCGCTCGCTGATGCCTCCCGATTCTTCAATCACCTGAACCCATGCCCGTTCCATTCCAACGCGTCTACCTTGAAAGCGCCGGCTATTTCATGCCGGGCGAACCCATTCCCAACGAGCGCATGGACGCGTACATCGCACCGCTCAACCGCATGTCGGAGCGCATCAAGCGGCGCATTCTGGCGGAGAACGGCATCCTCACGCGGCACTACGCCATTGACGCCGAAGGCGTGACGCAGCACACCAACGCGCAACTGGCCGCCGGCGCGATCCGCGATTGCCTGCGGCGCGGCGGGGCCGATCTGTCGCGCGTGTCGTTGCTGGCCAGCGGATCGTCGGGGGGCGACACGTTGATGCCCGGCTTCGCGAACATGATCCAGGGCGAGCTTGCGGCGCAGCCGATGGAAACGCATTCGGTGCACGGCATCTGCGCCGCGGGCGTCTCGGCGATCCAGACGGCCGCGCAGGGCATCGAGCTGGGCGCGCACCGTACGGCGATGGCGGTGGCGAGCGAGATGCCGTCGCGGCTGTTCAAGCGCTCGCGTTTTGCAGCACGTGGTTACGAGACCGACTTCGACTCGCACTTCCTGCGTTGGATGCTGTCCGATGGCGCAGGCGCCTTGCTGCTGTCCGATGGTTCGCCTGCGCTGGCGGGTGTGCCGGGGTTGCGCCTGAAGCTGAAGTGGGTGCATCAGCGTGCCTTCTCGGGTGACTACCCGGTCTGCATGCAGCTCGGCTTGACCGAAGACCGCGCGCGCGGCCACCTCGATTTCGGCTCATGGGCTGAAGCGGAAGCCGCCGGCGCGCTGTCGCTGCGGCAGGACATCCGCCTGCTGCCGCACCTGTTCGACATCGGCATTCACGAGTACGCGGGGCTGGTGCGCGATGGCTGGGTCGATCCGAAGCGCATCGATCACTTCCTGTGCCACTACTCGTCGGAAAAATTCATTCCGGTGGTGGAAGACCTGATGGCGAAGGCCGACCTGTCGATTCCGCGCGAGCGCTGGTGGAGCAACCTGGCGTGGCGCGGCAACACGGGCGCGGCGTCGATCCTCGTGATGCTGGCTGAATTCCTGCACACCAAGACGCTGAAGCCCGGCGAGCAGATATTCTGCTATGTGCCGGAGTCGGGCCGGTTCATGGCGGCGTACATGCTGCTTGAGGTCGAGGCGGTCGATGCGGCAGCAGTTGCCGTGGCAACCCGTGCGGCAGCTCCGGCGGTGCCCGATGACGATTTCGTCATCGCGCCGCCGCACGATCCGGCCGCCGCGCCCGAAGGCCTTGGCGCCTTGCTGACGGAACTGGCCGCCATCTGGCACGACTACCGCTCGCGCGTCTGGCGCACGCCGCTGATCCGCCAGATCCGCGAGCGCCGCTTCGCCTTGCCCGACTACCTGAACTGGATGGAGCAGTGGGTGCCCCAGGTGCGCGAAGGCAGCCTGTGGATGCGCGAAGGCGCGGCCTCGCTGAGCGAGCCGTACCAGATGCTGGCCTCGCTGATCGACGTGCATGCGGGCGAAGAGCAGAACGACTTCAACATCCTGTTCGACGACTACAAGAAGGCCGGTGGCACGGTCCAGCAGATCGGCGAGCTGCGCCGCAACCCCGGTGGCGAGGCGCTCAACGCCTACCTGCACGGGTTGGCCGCCACGCGCGACCCGATCGGCCTGCTGGGCGCCATCTACATCATCGAAGGCACGGGCCAGCGCATCGTGCCGGCGCTGCTGCCGCTCATCAAGGCGGGCCTGAAGCTGCCGCCCGATGCCTTCCGCTTTCTCGAATACCACGGCCACAACGACGAAAACCACCTGAGCCGCTGGCTCGTGGCGGTCGAGATGGTGATGGCCGTGGAAGGCCAGGCCCGCGCCGCCCGCCAGATCATCGACACGGCGCGCCACACGGCCGCGCTGTACCTGATGCAGTTCCAGCACATCACGGAGCGAATGAGACATGAGCCGCCGGGCCGCCCCAAGGCGAATACCGCAGCCGCAGGCGGAGGTTTCCAGTGAATCGAACGCCTGAATTTCTGACCCAGGCACACGACGAGCGCGACCCCAGTCCGTGGCTCGCGCTCTACCTCGACCAGAGCACGCCGCTGCCGGACAACGTCAAGTCGGCGTGGCTGGCCGATTCGAGCTCGGGTTCGCGGCAGTACCTGCTGCCTTTCTTGCGGCCGTTGGCGCGGCTGACGATCATCCTGATCCAGATCGTCAAGGTGTTCGTGCCGCGCAACTGGTCGCACTCGAAGCTGCTGCACCGGTTCCTGGCCTGGGGCCTGACGCGTTTTGTGTCACCGGAGGCCAACTGGCTGATCCTGCGGCACTTTCACCTGGGCTCGCAGGTGCTGGCCTTCATCGGGCGCAATTCACCGGCGCCTGTCGCCACGAACCCGCTGGAGCCGGCCGACATCGACGCGCTGAAGGACGAGATGTTCCTCAAGCACGACCTGAACCTCTTCAACTTCGTGATTCGCCTGAACACGGCGCTGCGCGAGAAGGGGCTGGCGCTGTGCAAGGCCGAGAAGGTCGATTTCTCGATGATCAAGGAGCCGGGCCTGCGGCTGGAAGACATGCCGCACGGCAAGCTCAACTTTCTCGATCTTCAGAGCGCGATCGAGCTTTTCACGCCGCTCTACCAGTTGATGCTGACCGACAACGATTTCTGGCGAGCGGCCAACTCCTTGCAACTGGACGAAACCATCGGCATCTACACGGCGACCCTGCTGAATGCGCCCGAACACCTGATCCTGGTCAACAACAAGCACCCGCTGGTGCCGCTGTCCACCCTGCGCGCGGGGCACCGGCTGGTGATCCACGGGTTGTCGACCGAGATGCTCCACAGCCTGCTCCAGCGGATGCAGGCAGCCCAGAAAGCGGGGGAGGCCGAGACGACCCTGTACGAGCAGCCACTTGCATAGGCGTATGCTGCCCCCAGATGCAAACCATGAACACGACCCGAAATCCGTCGCCCAAGACCGATCTGGCAGTGACCCACGTGCTGGCTCAACTGCTGGAAAAGCTCGAGCACAGTCCCGTGCCCGTCGGCGCCGAGCAGTACCGCTCGGTGGTCGAGCACCTCGTCCACGAGTTCGAAGATGTCGAACAGGGCGCCGATCTGGGCCGCCTGCTCGATGCCTATCCGGCCGCGTCCGAGGTCTACGAAAATCTGAACTATCAACACGCCGGGCTTTGCCGCTCGGCGCTCGACGCTTCTCTTGCGGCTGAAGTCAGCGCCAGGGAAACCATTGCACGCGCGATGCGCAGTGCCGAACCAAACAACAAGGACAAGACGCATGGCGAAGGGTGAAGTGAAGACGGCAGTGGTGGCGGACGGCCTGCGCTACAAGACCAAGACGCCGGGTTCGCCATTTCGCGCCTCGGCGTCGTTCAGCGGCGCGACCATGTCCTGCTTCATGTGCGGCAAGCACCGCATTCGCTCGCAACTGCGCACGCGCCAGGTGCTCGGAAAATCCCAGACGGTTTGCGCGCCTTCGTGCAAGGCGCTCGACGAGGCATTGGCAGCGGAATAAACAACGGTCTTCCTGCTATCACAGCAGGGAGACGTT includes:
- a CDS encoding superoxide dismutase; protein product: MPYTLPALPYAFNALEPHIDAQTMEIHHSKHHQTYVNNLNAALKDTPHEGLPVEELIVGVEKLPEALRAPVRNNGGGHANHGLFWTVMAPAGQGGGGVPMGALAKAIDADLGGFDAFKDAFTKAALTRFGSGWAWLSVAKGGKLAVESSGNQDSPLMQGIGSGNTPILGLDVWEHAYYLKYQNRRPEYIAAFYNVVNWAEVARRYAAAIGG
- a CDS encoding ZIP family metal transporter, whose amino-acid sequence is MNDEPQQRQVLAAPLRSRPAYSVREWIGLAIVAAGVLVLVSQFWQFVRADPIVWNALLGGSVAALATALGTLPVMFSQKLPERLQDTLFGFGAGVMLAASAFSLIIPGLEAARSVGVFGGGPWAAGGVIGSAILLGGLVLMVMDRVLPHEHFIKGREGQSAKQLRRTWLFVFAIALHNVPEGLAIGVGYAANNGLRADALATGIAIQDVPEGLVVAVALLAAGYSRMFAVLIGMASGLVEPLGAVLGAAVVGHSVMLLPWGLGFAAGAMLFVISHEIIPESHRKGHEAFATSGLMIGFVLMMLLDTALG
- a CDS encoding aldehyde dehydrogenase family protein, encoding MQLNYIANADVPSSSGRTLPVIDPSDGQPFDEIQRSNAADIDSAVRAARDCFEGVWHKVSAADRSRLLYKLSQKIAEHVDELALIEQRDCGKPVKQARADAVALVRYFEFYAGACDKLHGETIPYQDGYSVFTWREPHGVTGHIIPWNYPMQIFGRSVGGALAAGNVCVVKPAEDACLSLIRVAQLAAEVGFPAGALNIVTGYGHEVGDALARHEGIDHISFTGSPKIGTLIQQVAAERHCPVTLELGGKSPQIIFADADLNAAIPVVINAIVQNAGQTCSAGSRVLIQRDIYEPLLERLGHAFEALRVGPAAMDLDVGPLIRQTQQQRVWDFLSDAQHAGIPMVAQGVVVEEAPETGFYQAPTLLRDVPVNHRLAQEEVFGPVLAAMQFADEDEAVALANATQFGLVAGVWTADGSRQFRMARRVRSGQVFINNYGAGGGVELPFGGVKSSGYGREKGFEALYGFTTLKTVAVKHG
- a CDS encoding peroxiredoxin codes for the protein MARSTFSRIALMTVFAALAHPAWAALDIGDPVPRFTANAALGGKTFRYSLADALSKGPVVVYFFPAADSNDCSIEAHAFAEAVDQFAALGATVIGVSADDIGTLAKFSVKSCQNRFPVASDESKAVIQGFDALMQTRPDFANRLSYVIAPDGKVAYYYQNLNPDKHVERMLNAVRALPKATAAK
- a CDS encoding phospholipase D family protein, giving the protein MNACICLLRMALAGVLIAALGACGSLPPARERPAEQAASADPSTPLAKIAAASTPPGEHSGFRLMPLGVYSLDARIQLAQRAQRSLVVQYYQLENDAVGRLLLRTLREAAARGVKVRVLVDDLYTVNSQQLLLALSETPNVEVRLFNPFCCGRNGLLSRFVASPFEINRLNHRMHNKLFIADGAMAVVGGRNIADEYFVLSEAQNFIDMDALVVGKVVPQLESIFDAYWNSVQVWPIADIVTGEGGRKPGVADFDSWVGMAAPPPKIVLPPSDILGYGPIGEELDGGRMGLLWGEARAIADPPTKPATMTADEAIATSVTMKVWALLLDAKTEVDMTSPYLVPGERGMAAFEDLSRRKVKVTLLTNSLAANDEPLVHTGYARYRERLLQGGADLYELSPQRTSAGERFGMFGKSLGRLHAKTAAIDKERIFIGSMNLDPRSASQNTEMGLVVDSPQLAREMLRVINISKLQNSYRLRLAKGTGTLQWLTNDGEKEVILTAEPESGFFKRFYNMLIAPIVPEMLL
- a CDS encoding sterol desaturase family protein translates to MAQTFTSLSALQVMLWGVLFFGGIYFGFGGLTWLLTKRVLPALGIGRALDPRPLQPGQLRREVGQSSISVLIFGLGMVFPWGLLQLGWARLDPDAGWRQIAVEILVLAVWNDVHFWINHRLLHTRFLRRFHGPHHRSFVTTPWATYSFHPIEALMLGNVILLPMVVHDFSFWSLAAVPVFSLFFNCVGHSNYDFFTGVSYSHWFAASRRHHLHHAVHNGNYGFQFTFMDRLFRTRIAADAAEPLFQAFRDKQLQRQQQQPQPEQHGATA
- a CDS encoding fatty acid desaturase family protein, whose product is MARPPDARSRLPRLRHWRDWQSLAYLVALPVLAAWQWVHGFNVLLYALMLFLTLGIGVIHHNHVHLRMWRGRRMNRLTDFWITLLQGHPTFVFWPAHVANHHRYRHGPKDVARTYRFGGDTNHLWGYLLHPFQAVWVLVPVFFDWLARLRRHQRGAWRYCMAQYALWLASWVVLLALDWRKALLFVIVPQLHGLHWLLATNYLQHAHADGRNTPRKEALGDTPGSGLNYARNFEGLVNPLLFNIGLHTAHHENPHAHWSELTHLHHTRYRAQVAPVLNEGGLVPYMVRVFVLGAVWPRFRSRSLMPPDSSIT
- a CDS encoding 3-oxoacyl-[acyl-carrier-protein] synthase III C-terminal domain-containing protein; translated protein: MPVPFQRVYLESAGYFMPGEPIPNERMDAYIAPLNRMSERIKRRILAENGILTRHYAIDAEGVTQHTNAQLAAGAIRDCLRRGGADLSRVSLLASGSSGGDTLMPGFANMIQGELAAQPMETHSVHGICAAGVSAIQTAAQGIELGAHRTAMAVASEMPSRLFKRSRFAARGYETDFDSHFLRWMLSDGAGALLLSDGSPALAGVPGLRLKLKWVHQRAFSGDYPVCMQLGLTEDRARGHLDFGSWAEAEAAGALSLRQDIRLLPHLFDIGIHEYAGLVRDGWVDPKRIDHFLCHYSSEKFIPVVEDLMAKADLSIPRERWWSNLAWRGNTGAASILVMLAEFLHTKTLKPGEQIFCYVPESGRFMAAYMLLEVEAVDAAAVAVATRAAAPAVPDDDFVIAPPHDPAAAPEGLGALLTELAAIWHDYRSRVWRTPLIRQIRERRFALPDYLNWMEQWVPQVREGSLWMREGAASLSEPYQMLASLIDVHAGEEQNDFNILFDDYKKAGGTVQQIGELRRNPGGEALNAYLHGLAATRDPIGLLGAIYIIEGTGQRIVPALLPLIKAGLKLPPDAFRFLEYHGHNDENHLSRWLVAVEMVMAVEGQARAARQIIDTARHTAALYLMQFQHITERMRHEPPGRPKANTAAAGGGFQ
- a CDS encoding DUF6999 family protein; translated protein: MNRTPEFLTQAHDERDPSPWLALYLDQSTPLPDNVKSAWLADSSSGSRQYLLPFLRPLARLTIILIQIVKVFVPRNWSHSKLLHRFLAWGLTRFVSPEANWLILRHFHLGSQVLAFIGRNSPAPVATNPLEPADIDALKDEMFLKHDLNLFNFVIRLNTALREKGLALCKAEKVDFSMIKEPGLRLEDMPHGKLNFLDLQSAIELFTPLYQLMLTDNDFWRAANSLQLDETIGIYTATLLNAPEHLILVNNKHPLVPLSTLRAGHRLVIHGLSTEMLHSLLQRMQAAQKAGEAETTLYEQPLA